One window of the Dreissena polymorpha isolate Duluth1 chromosome 5, UMN_Dpol_1.0, whole genome shotgun sequence genome contains the following:
- the LOC127832700 gene encoding transcription and mRNA export factor ENY2-like, producing the protein MISLNSNILMNNCLCMSFFSLHDRKVKDAQMRATINSKLVETGERERLKELLRTRLVECGWRDQLKQHCKEVVRQKGLEHITVDDLVAEITPKGRALVPDMVKKELLQRIRTFLAQQS; encoded by the exons ATGATATCTTTAAATTCGAATATCTTGATGAATAATTGTTTGTGTATGTCCTTTTTCAGCCTACACGATAGAAAAGTGAAAGATGCTCAGATGCGGGCAACAATAAACTCCAAGCTGGTGGAAACTGGTGAACGAGAAAG GTTGAAGGAGCTACTCAGGACCCGTCTAGTGGAGTGTGGCTGGAGAGACCAACTCAAACAGCACTGCAAAG AAGTGGTGCGACAAAAAGGACTGGAGCATATCACAGTGGACGACTTGGTGGCAGAAATCACTCCAAAAGGCAGAG CCTTGGTACCAGACATGGTAAAGAAAGAGCTACTGCAAAGAATCCGGACATTTCTGGCACAACAAAGTTGA